From Pedobacter aquae:
ATTAAAACCAAAAAAGCCCAATTTCCATCGGGCTTTTTGTGTGGGAGATACTGGGTTCGAACCAGTGACCCTCCCGATTATATATCGGGATGCTCTGAACCAGCTGAGCTTTCTACAAGTTTCATGATTAGCTTCCTACTTTTCCACGACTTAATCTGCTTCTCTCTTTTTATAGCAGCGTCTTTAGTTTCATAAATTTCTTGAAATACCAACTTCCAATCACCTACTTTACCGGTAAAACCTTTATGATTAGTATTATGTTTCTCTATTCTGGATTTTATATCGGAAGTTGATCCAACATAAAATATATTTCTTAAACTTGAGTAGATGATGTAAACGAAATACATATTAGATAAGAATTAAAACCAAAAAAGCCCAATTTCCATCGGGCTTTTTGTGTGGGAGATACTGGGTTCGAACCAGTGACCCTCCCGATTATATATCGGGATGCTCTGAACCAGCTGAGCTTTCTACAAGTTTCATGATTAGCTTCCTACTTTTCCACGACTTAATCTGCTTCTCTCTTTTTATAGCAGCGTCTTTAGTTTCATAAATTTCTTGAAATACCAACTTCCAATCACCTACTTTACCGGTAAAACCTTTATGATTAGTATTATGTTTCTCTATTCTGGATTTTATATCGGAAGTTGATCCAACATAAAATATATTTCTTAAACTTGAGTAGATGATGTAAACGAAATACATATTAACCTGAGTTCGATTAATAATAAAAGGATAAATGATAAATAAATCTTAGGAATAAAGAGGTAATATTCAGTTGTGTTTTATATATTTAAGTATCTGAAATTTAAGTATATAGATAAACAAAACATGAATATTACCATTGATAAAGTTACTGAAATTTTCTATTTAACAGATGAGTTTTGCAATCATTTTACAGCCAATATTAGCTCTTTTAGGATAGGAAACATTCCGAAAAGGAAGCCCCTGATGTCTGATAGCGAAGTCATTACCTTAATGGTTCTTTTTCACTCGGGCAGTTTTAGAAACATGAAGCACTTTTACCAGCAGTATGTTCAGAAACATCTGCTATCAGAATTTCCTCAAACGGTTTCCTATAATCGATTTACAGAGCTGATGCAATCAGCCGTTTTACCCATGACAATCTTTCTTAAAACGATGTGCCTGGGCGAATGCACAGGGATCTCTTTTGTTGATTCTACTCCTATCCGGGTATGTAAGAACAAACGTATCAAACGCAATCGGGTATTCAAGGATATTGCTACCGTAGGTAAATCGACCATGGGGTATTTCTTTGGGTTTAAGCTTCATCTAATTATTAATGACAAGGGTGAAATTCTAAACTTTGTCATTACCCAAGGCAATGTAGATGACAGAGAACCGCTTAAAAATGAACGGTTTATCCAGGCTGTCAAGGGTAAGCTATATGCCGATAAAGGATACTTATCCAAAGAACTGACCCACATGCTGTTTGTGGACGGATTACATCTAATTACCAACATCAGAAACAATATGAAGAATTGTTTAATGGAATTGAAAGATAAAATTATGCTAAGAAAGCGCTCGGTGATTGAAACCATCAATGATGAATTAAAAAATATGTGCCAGATTGAGCATTCAAGACATCGCTCTTTTGGTAATTTTTTGACTAATATTTTATCAGGACTAATCGCTTACAGCTTCTTTCCTAAAAAACCGGCTATCAAATATGAAGTACAAAAAACCTCGCAGGTGAGCCTATTTTTATAATCGAACTCAGGTTATTAGATAAGAATTAAAATCAAAAAAGCCCAATTTCCATCGGGCTTTTTGTGTGGGAGATACTGGGTTCGAACCAGTGACCCTCCCGATTATATATCGGGATGCTCTGAAAATCCACCATAAATACCACTTATTATCTAAAATATTAAAACCAAAAAAGCCCAATTTCCATCGGGCTTTTTGTGTGGGAGATACTGGGTTCGAACCAGTGACCCTCCCGATTATATATCGGGATGCTCTGAACCAGCTGAGCTTTCTACAAGTTTCATGATTAGCTTCCTACTTTTCCACGACTTAATCTGCTTCTCTCTTTTTATAGCAGCGTCTTTAGTTTCATAAATTTCTTGAAATACCAACTTCCAATCACCTACTTTACCGGTAAAACCTTTATGATTAGTATTATGTTTCTCTATTCTGGATTTTATATCGGAAGTTGATCCAACATAAAATATATTTCTTAAACTTGAGTAGATGATGTAAACGAAATACATATTAGATAAGAATTAAAACCAAAAAAGCCCAATTTCCATCGGGCTTTTTGTGTGGGAGATACTGGGTTCGAACCAGTGACCCTCCCGATTATATATCGGGATGCTCTGAAAATCCACCATAAATACCACTTATTACCTAAAATATTAAAACCAAAAAAGCCCAATTTCCATCGGGCTTTCTGTGTGGGAGATACTGGGTTCGAACCAGTGACCCTCCCGATTATATATCGGGATGCTCTGAAAATCCACCATAAATACCACTTATTACCTAAAATATTAAAACCAAAAAAGCCCAATTTCCATCGGGCTTTCTGTGTGGGAGATACTGGGTTCGAACCAGTGACCCCCTGCTTGTAAGGCAGGTGCTCTGAACCAGCTGAGCTAATCTCCCATCTTTGATTTATTGGTGGAGGATACTGGGTTCGAACCAGTGACCCCCTGCTTGTAAGGCAGGTGCTCTGAACCAGCTGAGCTAATCCTCCAAATCTTTGGGACTGCAAAAGTAAACTCTTATTCGAGAAAAGCAAAATAAATTTGAAATTATCCTAAAACTTCTTCCAAAATAGCATGTGATTTTACCTGCCCAAAGTCATCTATATGCAAACTGTAAT
This genomic window contains:
- a CDS encoding GIY-YIG nuclease family protein; this translates as MYFVYIIYSSLRNIFYVGSTSDIKSRIEKHNTNHKGFTGKVGDWKLVFQEIYETKDAAIKREKQIKSWKSRKLIMKLVESSAGSEHPDI
- a CDS encoding IS982 family transposase codes for the protein MNITIDKVTEIFYLTDEFCNHFTANISSFRIGNIPKRKPLMSDSEVITLMVLFHSGSFRNMKHFYQQYVQKHLLSEFPQTVSYNRFTELMQSAVLPMTIFLKTMCLGECTGISFVDSTPIRVCKNKRIKRNRVFKDIATVGKSTMGYFFGFKLHLIINDKGEILNFVITQGNVDDREPLKNERFIQAVKGKLYADKGYLSKELTHMLFVDGLHLITNIRNNMKNCLMELKDKIMLRKRSVIETINDELKNMCQIEHSRHRSFGNFLTNILSGLIAYSFFPKKPAIKYEVQKTSQVSLFL